CGAAGTACCACCTCACCTACACCGGTGGCGGGCCGATGTCCGACACCGAGGAGGAGACCGCTGCCACGATGAAGGCCTGGGAGGACTGGTTCACGGAACTGGGCAGCGCCGTTGCCGACCGTGGCCACCCCTTGGGGGCCCGACAGACCGTCGCGCCGAACGGGAGGGTCGGCGACGGCGGCGAGGTCGATGGCTACACGCTGATCACCGCGGACGAGCTGTCCGCCGCGATCGAGAAGGCCAAGGGCTGCCCGGTGCTGGCTGACGGTGGGACGGTCGAAGTGGGCGAGTGCCTCGAGATGTAGTCGCACCCGTTCGCACGCGCGATGTCAGACGTAGGCCAGTGCCGGACGAGCGCAGCGACGACCTCGTTGACGGCGGCTACGGCGGCTCCGGGCATCGGCACGCGGCTCGACCGCCAGCGTGTCGCGTGCCCGGGTCCGCCGTCGGCCGACGGCTTGTGATGGACTTCGTGCGCACTGACGCGACGGTCTCGTCTCACAGGTCCGGGACGTCCGCGTGATGCTCCGCGGCGACTGCACCGACCGCAGACGCCCGCTCCAGCGCATCACTCGGGTCGATGTCGGCCAGCATGCCCGTGTCCATCCTCAGGTGCTCGAAGTAGTGGTCAGCGAAGACCCGCGCCACGAGCTCGGTCCGGCTGCGGACACCGACCTTGGTGAACAGCGCCTTGACGTGGTCACGTACCGTGTGGCGCGAGATGCCGAGCTCTCTGGCCATCTCGGCCGTCGTGAATCCGCGCGCGATGAACTGCAGCACCTCCTGTTCCCTCGCGGTGATTCGGTAGGCGAGGGCGATGAGCGGCGCGAGATCGGGAGCGCGCGCCGGAGTGATGACGACCGCGACCGCGCCGTTGAGTGCGTCGGTTCCATCGATGCAGGCGGCGTGCAGGTGCAACCACACGCCCGCGGTCGTCCGGACCCGCACGCGAGGCGGATCGCTGGTGACCCCTGCTCTGGCTGCGCGGGCGCGGCCGGCCACGAGATAGATCGGCTCCGGCACCGGACGCATCCCCGTGGCGCTGCCGCGCACGAGCTCCGTCATCCAGTGGTCCGCCGCCGGGGTGATCGCGCGGACGTCGCCGTCCTCGTCGAGCAGGATCAGCGCCGGTCCGACGAGTCCGGATCTCGCAGGGCTCGTCGCAACGAAGGTGCCGCGCAGGCCCTCCGCGATCGTCGATGACGCGGCGAGGAGGAGGTCCCGCTCCACGTCGGTGAACAGGTCGCCGTCCGACCGCGCGAGCTGGGCGATCCCCCAGCAGGAACCGTCGCGCGCGGTGAAGCTGACGCGCAGCTCGTCACCGAGGCCCAGCGGACGGTACAGGTTTGCGTACCTGCGACTACGGGTCAGGTCACCGTCTGTCGCTGCGCTGAGGGTCGCAGCGTTGATCTTGCGGCGCGCAAGATCAACGAACTTGTTGTAGTCGGTCTCGAGCAGTTCGTTGTCCCAGAAGTGCCTGCACAACGCGGGTGGAAGCGCGTCCACGACGCCGTCGGTCGGCAGCACGGTCGTCGGGTCCGTGCGAAGCAGCAGGAACCCGTCACAGGGAATGGCCGTGCGCAGCCGATCGGCCAACCCGCGCAGCATCGACGGGCTGTCGATGTCACGGCCGCACAGCCTGTCGACGCTGGCCTCCAGCCGTGCAGCGCTCATGACGTATGCCGACGACGTCATCGTGTCGTCCACTTCTTCAGGTACCGGCGGTCCCCGGTCCCGCGGTGCCAGGCCACAGGTCCGTCCGGGATCGGCTCGGCCGCTCTGAGCTCCGGAACACCTCTGCCGGAGCACTTCTCAATCTACGCCCTCCCGCAAGGGGACAACTCCCTCATTTGCGGGATGGACGATCGCCACGGCAGCTGGGACCTTCGTTCAAGAAGGGACGCTGACCGCATGAAGCTCAGGATCATCGCCGCGCTGCTCCTGTTGGTCCCGGCCTGCTCCGGTGCCGACGATACCCCTGCCGGAGGCGAAGGCGCTGCGAGCGGGGCAGCGGCCGAAGCGACGGAGTCGGAGGCTGCAGTAGCCGCAGAGGATGCGGAGGGAACGTTCACGATCGTCTCCGGCGCTGCTGCTGACGAGGGCGACACCGACATCGGTGTGTTCGACTTCTACCCGTCCGAAGTGCAGGCGCGCCCCGGCGAGACCCTGCGGTTCGAGAACGGCAGCGGTGCGATCCCGGTTCCTCACACCGTGACGCTCGGGACCGGCGCGGACGTCGGCACGCAGATTCCGCCGCCGGTCGCAGAGGGGCAGGTGCCAGCCGTGTGGGGGACCTGCGTGTCCGAGGGTCCACTCGCACCTGACGACGCCGACTGCCCCAACGGCAACGCCGGCTACCCGCCCGAAGGTGACACGGTCGGCATGGAGCCCTTCGCCGACCAGGGCTTCTACAACAGCGGGATCTTCGAGCCCGGGCAGACCGTGGTCGTGCCGATCGCGGACGACGCGGCCCCGGGCATGTACTCGTTTGTCTGCTACCTGCATCCGGCGACGATGGAGATGACGGTCGAGGTCGTCGCCGAGGGTGAGACGGTCCAGACGCAGAGCGACCTGGATGCCACGGCGCAGGAGGCCATCGAGGCCGACCCAGCGATCTCTGGTGTCTTCGGCGGCCCACCGTTCCCGTCGACGACGTACGCGCTGCGGTTCCCCCAGCCCGGAAGGTACGCGTACTTGTGTCCGATCGACCCAGGCATGGCCGGAGTCGTGAATGTCGAGTGACGTCTGCCGGCTGACGATGTCACCCCAGAGAGAGGAACGACGATGAGCTGGAACTTCATGGACGCCGCGAGCCGGGACACCATCGACCGCGTGTGGCGGCGTGAAGCCGACGGCATGTTCGCACTGGCATCCGACCCCGGCATGTGGGAGGCACCGACGGGAGCGGGCCACTGGCAGGTGCGGGACGTGATCGGGCACCTCGTCGACACCACCGAGGCGTACTTCCGTTCGTTCGACGCCGCCCGCGGACGCGCCGAGCCGTGGGACCCGCTCGGCGTCCGCGACATGGCCAAGTACGTCGACGAAGGCGCACGCGCGTTCCGTGGCACCCCGCAGGACGAGCTCCTCGGCCGACTGCGCGATGACCTGGACCGCATGCTGTCCGTCGCCGGCGAGCTCACCGACGACGAGTGGGCCGGCCTGTCCGTGCCACACAAGTACATGGGCCCGCTGCCAGCCTGCTTCTACCCGATCTTCCAGGTCGTGGACTACACCGTCCATTCGTGGGACATCCGCGAGGGCACGGGGAGCGCCCACGGGATCGACGGCGACGCCGCCGATCTGCTCGTCCCGCTGTGCTTCATCCTGTGGCAGTCGACATGTGACCTGACCGGCACCGACCCGTTCACGCTCGGCATCCGGATCACCAGCGGCCACAACGGCGGCGATACCCGCGCGATCGTCGGAGGCGACGCGATCGCGTTCGAGCCGGGCAGCATCGACGACCTCGCCGACAGCATCGAGTTCGATCCGGCCAGCTTCGTGCTGACGGCCTACGGTCGTGTCAACGCCGGGACGTACCGGGGCGACCGCGAGGTGCTCGACCGCTTCTGCAACCTGTTCTTCCGGATCTAGGAGCCACGATGACCGACGGTGGGATCGACCTCGACCAGATCGAGGCCCTGCGGCAGCGCATCCGTGACACCTTCCTCGCCGACGAGCGCGAAGCCAGCGGCGCGCGCGGCATCCACCACGTCGCCCTGCTCTCGTCGGACGTGGAGCGCACCGTCCGCTTCTATCAGGACCTGTTGGGATTCCCACTGACGGAGATCTTCGAGAACCGCGACT
The sequence above is a segment of the Euzebyales bacterium genome. Coding sequences within it:
- a CDS encoding helix-turn-helix transcriptional regulator, whose amino-acid sequence is MTSSAYVMSAARLEASVDRLCGRDIDSPSMLRGLADRLRTAIPCDGFLLLRTDPTTVLPTDGVVDALPPALCRHFWDNELLETDYNKFVDLARRKINAATLSAATDGDLTRSRRYANLYRPLGLGDELRVSFTARDGSCWGIAQLARSDGDLFTDVERDLLLAASSTIAEGLRGTFVATSPARSGLVGPALILLDEDGDVRAITPAADHWMTELVRGSATGMRPVPEPIYLVAGRARAARAGVTSDPPRVRVRTTAGVWLHLHAACIDGTDALNGAVAVVITPARAPDLAPLIALAYRITAREQEVLQFIARGFTTAEMARELGISRHTVRDHVKALFTKVGVRSRTELVARVFADHYFEHLRMDTGMLADIDPSDALERASAVGAVAAEHHADVPDL
- a CDS encoding maleylpyruvate isomerase family mycothiol-dependent enzyme yields the protein MSWNFMDAASRDTIDRVWRREADGMFALASDPGMWEAPTGAGHWQVRDVIGHLVDTTEAYFRSFDAARGRAEPWDPLGVRDMAKYVDEGARAFRGTPQDELLGRLRDDLDRMLSVAGELTDDEWAGLSVPHKYMGPLPACFYPIFQVVDYTVHSWDIREGTGSAHGIDGDAADLLVPLCFILWQSTCDLTGTDPFTLGIRITSGHNGGDTRAIVGGDAIAFEPGSIDDLADSIEFDPASFVLTAYGRVNAGTYRGDREVLDRFCNLFFRI